From uncultured Fibrobacter sp., the proteins below share one genomic window:
- a CDS encoding helicase C-terminal domain-containing protein, which yields MEMKSFVAIDLETTGLDFEKDEIIEVALVRFENGVEGESVDYLVKPTSVTLRPFIESLTGISNADLENAEPFAAVAQKIYSFIGDLPIVAHNAMFDSKFLKQTFAKVGVSFDNHPVWDSLTVSRIAYQNVPNHRLDTLVQELGIERSRAHRALPDAIACGELFVMALEKIASADPWLVNALAKVARGSDWALVWNESEGATELPQYKLPDVPLEDAPAKERSPRVSEFFKEGGLLSTKVENFQIRHNQQDYASVVERNMHKGGLCVLEAPTGSGKSLAYLVSAACKAVSGERVVISTATRALQEQLWSKDIPLVASLFDGKLKSAVLKGRENYLCLRKFEEILKAPQSLLLHDERDSFMAIVPWVFTTETGDVNECNSFSQGRNRVLWSKLASSAKSCLGEKCPHYGKCPALAAKRRAMNSNLVLVNHSLFLADMGLDFALLPLYEHIVFDEAHRLPQVSRQAFGRTISFFALRNIIKTLVPSKGHENENRDGLLAEIERRLPVEETEIRALCVNLSESLSETEKALHRFFMKIGKKLAKQKNTRNGFTYTSGILAEYEADPSAFIEQGLNAIKLADTLAASVRAQQALSGLLSDVGGRMTELSRFLQDFEFITKAGREDWAFYMEEPFNPHTIKLHASPLDASSTWKEKFYPWIKSATFTSATLSVQGDLTYFVQKMGMDAPGGKKSPFLRVYNESAKNDENRSVVVAKFLPKPSAPEYNDAVNDTLAKILPEVEENTMVLFTSVSAMMKAQAALAPLFAEKGKLLLCQHVDGALDGLVAMFRKSRGACLLGCQSLWEGVDFPGDALKLLVIPKLPFPNPVDPLVAGITNKMKAEGKNAFKEFFVPEAFMELRQGLGRLIRSEEDSGKVLILDNRVVVEHYGKTFMRIWNNKQKIANSVDDIKAALK from the coding sequence ATGGAAATGAAATCATTCGTTGCAATTGACCTGGAAACAACGGGCCTCGATTTTGAAAAAGACGAAATCATCGAGGTGGCGCTGGTTCGCTTTGAAAATGGAGTAGAAGGAGAATCGGTCGATTATTTGGTTAAGCCGACGAGTGTAACGCTTCGCCCCTTTATCGAAAGCCTTACGGGTATCAGCAACGCTGACCTTGAAAATGCGGAACCCTTTGCGGCCGTAGCCCAGAAGATTTATTCGTTCATTGGGGACTTGCCGATTGTGGCGCACAATGCGATGTTTGATTCCAAGTTCCTGAAACAGACTTTTGCCAAGGTGGGTGTTTCGTTCGATAATCACCCGGTGTGGGATTCTCTCACGGTTTCTCGCATTGCCTACCAGAATGTGCCGAATCATCGCCTGGATACCTTGGTGCAGGAACTGGGCATTGAGCGGAGCCGCGCGCACCGCGCCTTGCCGGATGCCATTGCGTGTGGCGAGCTCTTTGTGATGGCGCTTGAAAAGATTGCAAGTGCGGACCCGTGGCTTGTGAATGCCTTGGCGAAGGTTGCCAGGGGTTCGGACTGGGCGCTGGTCTGGAACGAATCGGAAGGGGCTACTGAACTTCCGCAGTACAAGTTGCCGGATGTTCCGCTCGAAGACGCTCCGGCCAAAGAACGCTCCCCGCGTGTCAGTGAATTCTTTAAGGAAGGCGGCCTCCTTTCAACGAAGGTGGAAAATTTCCAGATCCGCCATAACCAGCAAGATTACGCCTCGGTGGTGGAACGCAACATGCACAAGGGAGGCCTTTGCGTGCTTGAAGCCCCGACCGGTTCGGGCAAGTCGCTTGCCTACCTGGTGTCTGCCGCCTGCAAGGCAGTGTCGGGCGAGCGCGTGGTGATAAGCACCGCGACCCGGGCACTGCAGGAACAGCTTTGGAGTAAAGATATTCCGCTGGTTGCAAGCCTGTTTGACGGCAAGCTCAAATCGGCCGTACTCAAGGGCCGCGAAAATTACCTTTGCCTTCGCAAGTTCGAAGAAATCTTGAAGGCCCCGCAGAGCCTGTTGCTGCACGACGAACGCGATTCCTTTATGGCGATTGTGCCGTGGGTGTTTACGACTGAAACGGGCGACGTGAACGAATGCAATTCCTTTAGCCAGGGCCGCAATCGCGTGCTTTGGTCAAAGCTTGCTAGCTCTGCTAAGTCTTGCCTCGGCGAAAAGTGCCCGCATTACGGCAAGTGCCCGGCATTGGCCGCCAAGCGCCGCGCCATGAATTCCAACTTGGTGCTGGTAAACCATTCGCTGTTCCTTGCCGACATGGGCCTCGATTTTGCCCTGCTCCCGCTTTACGAACACATCGTGTTCGACGAAGCCCATAGACTTCCGCAGGTGAGCCGCCAGGCATTTGGCCGCACCATTTCTTTCTTTGCGCTCAGAAACATCATCAAGACCCTTGTTCCGTCGAAGGGACATGAAAACGAAAATCGCGATGGCTTGTTGGCTGAAATCGAGCGCCGCCTTCCTGTCGAAGAAACGGAAATCCGCGCGCTCTGCGTAAACCTTTCGGAATCGCTTTCTGAAACCGAAAAGGCTTTGCACCGATTCTTCATGAAGATTGGCAAGAAACTTGCAAAGCAGAAAAATACCCGCAACGGCTTTACTTACACTTCGGGCATTTTGGCCGAATACGAAGCCGACCCGAGCGCCTTCATTGAACAGGGCCTCAATGCAATCAAGCTTGCCGATACGTTGGCCGCCTCGGTGCGTGCACAGCAGGCTCTTTCGGGCTTGTTGAGCGACGTGGGCGGCCGCATGACCGAACTTTCTCGCTTCTTGCAGGACTTTGAATTCATTACCAAGGCGGGCCGCGAAGATTGGGCCTTCTATATGGAAGAACCTTTCAACCCGCACACCATCAAGTTGCATGCAAGCCCGCTCGATGCAAGCTCCACCTGGAAAGAAAAATTCTATCCGTGGATCAAGTCTGCCACATTTACCTCGGCGACGCTTTCGGTTCAGGGCGACTTGACTTACTTTGTGCAAAAGATGGGCATGGACGCCCCGGGCGGAAAGAAATCTCCGTTCTTGCGCGTGTATAACGAATCTGCAAAGAACGATGAAAACCGCTCGGTGGTTGTCGCAAAGTTCTTGCCCAAGCCCTCGGCACCTGAATATAACGATGCCGTGAACGATACGCTTGCAAAGATCCTGCCCGAAGTCGAAGAAAATACGATGGTCCTCTTTACCAGCGTGTCTGCCATGATGAAGGCGCAGGCGGCCCTCGCTCCGCTCTTTGCCGAAAAGGGCAAACTGCTCTTGTGCCAGCATGTCGACGGCGCCCTGGATGGCCTTGTGGCGATGTTCCGTAAGTCTCGTGGGGCATGCCTGCTCGGCTGCCAGAGCCTGTGGGAAGGCGTGGACTTCCCGGGCGATGCCTTAAAGCTGCTCGTGATTCCGAAGCTCCCGTTCCCGAACCCGGTGGATCCGCTGGTGGCTGGAATCACCAACAAGATGAAGGCCGAAGGCAAGAATGCGTTCAAGGAATTCTTTGTCCCCGAAGCATTCATGGAATTGCGTCAGGGCCTTGGTCGCTTGATCCGCTCCGAAGAAGATTCTGGCAAGGTGCTTATTCTCGATAACCGCGTGGTGGTCGAACACTATGGCAAGACCTTCATGCGTATCTGGAACAACAAACAAAAAATCGCCAACTCTGTTGACGATATCAAGGCTGCCTTAAAGTAA
- a CDS encoding Ig-like domain-containing domain produces MRSLLKKYGAALAALCTTVFLSCATQVAPSGGPEDKLPPRIAGVYPAPNTTNHPNELMIKLEFDEWINASVPRSAVSISPPIDKKLRFEVSGKTLVLTSRAVLDTGTTYTVTFAGGIKDLHGNALAKPFHVVFSTGSIIDSLTLSGRVLVDQTMARKKEYPSIGLFLMGAERESKHYLDKYRDTTTKELSKEPMLLKEPPLYVTRADSAGHFTLTGLKAGHYRVVAFMDGNGNQKIELSTEQVGLWTGDLELTAETKDTLWLAIADMDTTKLELSSVTQPYANVLEATFTRNVYFDSAFTDTSNCYLESPENKKLYPKLVYLGSSTNRPQFYFDPAPKKEVLYKFICLAAKDSLFRTLDTLRNEVEWEWKKMEGDTLPPKVAGVRANSKARTLFPDDSLVVYFDKPKLDSLEQTFYIAINKDTTQVQVKQMDPVRFAVEKPAPWGTDISVNFLMGYMDTTLAAADSNGKRDTVIELKYQRLQKFETVSKLKLAKLNGKIPGGSAKTVVRLLSAETKNYYFENCKADGSFSFGDLVEGAYLMDYYLPEEGKMLPDGGSVDPLRYGSPWRAINDTLKVKNGENVLDSLTDVVPAL; encoded by the coding sequence ATGCGTTCGTTGTTGAAAAAATATGGTGCTGCTTTGGCGGCTTTGTGTACGACGGTATTCCTGTCGTGCGCAACGCAGGTGGCGCCAAGCGGTGGGCCCGAAGATAAACTGCCTCCGCGTATTGCAGGCGTCTATCCGGCTCCGAATACGACGAATCACCCTAACGAGCTCATGATCAAGCTCGAGTTTGATGAATGGATTAACGCGTCTGTTCCGCGTAGCGCTGTCTCCATTTCGCCTCCGATCGATAAGAAATTGCGCTTTGAAGTGAGCGGCAAGACGCTCGTACTCACTTCGCGTGCGGTGCTCGATACCGGAACGACTTACACCGTGACCTTTGCAGGCGGCATCAAGGACTTGCATGGCAATGCCTTGGCAAAGCCCTTCCACGTGGTTTTCTCGACGGGCTCGATTATCGATTCGCTGACGCTTTCGGGCCGAGTGCTTGTGGACCAGACCATGGCCCGCAAAAAGGAATACCCGAGTATCGGTTTGTTTTTGATGGGCGCGGAACGTGAATCCAAGCATTACCTGGACAAGTACCGCGATACGACAACGAAGGAACTGAGCAAGGAACCGATGCTCTTGAAGGAACCTCCGCTGTACGTGACGCGCGCAGACAGTGCCGGCCATTTTACGCTTACAGGGCTTAAGGCGGGCCATTACCGCGTCGTTGCCTTTATGGATGGTAACGGTAACCAAAAGATTGAGCTTTCGACAGAGCAGGTGGGCCTTTGGACAGGTGACTTGGAATTGACAGCTGAAACGAAGGATACCTTGTGGCTTGCCATTGCCGACATGGATACGACCAAGCTCGAACTTTCTTCGGTGACGCAGCCGTACGCCAACGTTCTCGAGGCGACCTTTACGCGTAACGTGTACTTCGATTCCGCTTTTACGGATACCTCAAATTGCTACTTGGAATCTCCCGAAAACAAGAAGCTTTATCCGAAACTGGTTTATCTGGGCTCAAGTACCAACAGGCCGCAGTTCTATTTTGACCCCGCGCCGAAAAAGGAAGTGCTTTACAAGTTCATTTGCTTGGCGGCGAAGGATTCCCTGTTCCGCACGCTCGATACGCTCCGCAACGAAGTGGAGTGGGAATGGAAGAAGATGGAAGGCGATACGCTCCCGCCGAAGGTGGCTGGCGTAAGGGCGAATTCCAAGGCGAGGACCTTGTTCCCGGATGATTCGCTGGTGGTGTACTTTGACAAACCCAAGCTCGATTCCTTGGAACAGACGTTCTACATCGCAATCAATAAGGACACGACTCAAGTTCAGGTGAAGCAGATGGACCCGGTGCGTTTTGCGGTTGAAAAGCCTGCGCCGTGGGGTACCGATATTTCGGTGAATTTCTTGATGGGCTATATGGATACGACCCTTGCCGCTGCCGACAGCAACGGAAAACGCGATACGGTGATAGAACTCAAGTACCAGCGTTTGCAAAAGTTTGAAACGGTGAGCAAGCTTAAGCTCGCCAAGTTGAACGGCAAGATTCCGGGCGGTTCTGCGAAGACGGTGGTGCGCTTGCTTTCTGCAGAAACCAAGAACTACTATTTTGAAAACTGCAAGGCCGATGGAAGCTTTAGCTTTGGCGACTTGGTTGAAGGTGCTTACCTGATGGATTATTACTTGCCCGAAGAAGGCAAGATGTTGCCGGATGGCGGTTCGGTGGACCCGCTCCGTTATGGTTCTCCGTGGCGAGCCATTAACGATACGCTGAAAGTCAAGAATGGTGAAAATGTGTTGGACAGCTTGACTGATGTGGTGCCTGCGCTGTAG
- the lepB gene encoding signal peptidase I: protein MENNKEPFSWKKFVKGLLREIIVPVALALIVIQYVIQAFQIPSGSMEDTLHTGDFLLGLKFTYGSPIPFSNQKFPGYTYPAKGDVVIFRYPGEPEYPDGNPQRYTHLFNALMFGNFYWDHEPKAGQPHLIHYADGPKDYIKRCVAVSGDTVAVHKGRLFVNGKMQDTLPGRGKYTASARTFSPRDERDEFVVPSVGDTFTVESMSLEKLWWLRSLVAQENPDETVELDISLWKDSVEINNYDFEEFKIPVENDRGLALNELFRRNHTVLQQRLTQGDTISGAMSFAYFKELSRMTYLPMIDPNIQGGFTRPVSYMAFEASLLRDLEGNVALLNQAEEDNAGTVELVDVDAPQDGAKTVEGVAGDTLDAPAKAKFEIRRKLLVGGKPIESYVVKTPQFFMMGDNRDNSADSRYWGFVSLRNIRAKAFVIYFSFENDDEAFALKNPFTWWRLPFRIRWGRLGKIIQMID, encoded by the coding sequence ATGGAAAATAATAAAGAACCGTTTTCGTGGAAAAAGTTTGTGAAGGGCCTGCTCCGGGAAATCATTGTCCCGGTGGCGCTCGCCTTGATTGTGATTCAGTATGTGATTCAGGCTTTCCAGATTCCCAGTGGATCGATGGAAGACACTTTGCATACGGGAGACTTTTTGCTGGGCCTCAAGTTTACTTACGGCTCTCCGATTCCGTTTAGCAACCAGAAATTCCCGGGCTACACGTACCCTGCCAAGGGCGATGTGGTAATCTTCCGTTACCCGGGTGAGCCGGAATACCCCGATGGCAACCCGCAGCGCTATACGCACTTGTTCAATGCGCTCATGTTCGGAAACTTTTATTGGGATCACGAGCCGAAGGCTGGCCAGCCGCACTTGATTCATTACGCCGATGGTCCGAAGGACTACATTAAGCGTTGCGTGGCAGTAAGCGGCGATACGGTTGCTGTTCATAAGGGTCGTCTTTTCGTGAATGGCAAGATGCAGGACACTTTGCCCGGTCGCGGCAAGTACACTGCTTCTGCCCGTACGTTCTCTCCGCGCGATGAACGCGATGAATTCGTGGTGCCGTCTGTGGGCGATACGTTTACGGTTGAATCAATGTCGCTCGAAAAGTTGTGGTGGCTGCGTTCTCTGGTTGCTCAAGAAAATCCCGATGAAACGGTGGAACTCGATATTTCGCTGTGGAAGGATTCTGTTGAAATCAATAATTACGATTTCGAGGAATTCAAGATTCCGGTGGAAAACGATCGCGGCCTTGCACTGAACGAACTTTTCCGCAGAAACCATACGGTGCTGCAGCAGCGCCTGACGCAGGGTGATACGATTTCGGGCGCGATGTCCTTTGCATACTTCAAGGAACTTTCGCGCATGACGTATTTGCCCATGATTGACCCGAATATCCAGGGTGGATTCACGCGCCCGGTGAGCTATATGGCGTTCGAAGCTTCCCTTTTACGTGACCTTGAAGGCAATGTGGCTCTGTTGAACCAGGCCGAAGAAGATAACGCCGGAACGGTGGAATTGGTCGATGTCGATGCTCCGCAAGATGGCGCGAAGACAGTGGAAGGCGTTGCTGGCGATACGCTCGATGCTCCGGCAAAGGCGAAGTTTGAAATCCGCCGCAAGCTGCTCGTGGGCGGCAAGCCCATTGAAAGCTATGTGGTCAAGACGCCGCAGTTCTTTATGATGGGCGACAACCGTGACAATTCTGCCGACAGCCGCTACTGGGGCTTTGTATCGCTCCGCAATATTCGCGCCAAGGCATTCGTGATTTACTTCTCGTTCGAAAACGACGACGAGGCTTTCGCCTTGAAGAATCCGTTTACCTGGTGGCGCCTGCCCTTTAGAATCCGCTGGGGCCGTCTCGGCAAGATTATCCAGATGATTGACTAA
- a CDS encoding LytTR family DNA-binding domain-containing protein translates to MQCTALVIDDEPLARKRMISLLEPYASEIEILGEAGSGAQAVKMIHEMIPDVVFLDIQMPDMDAFEVLHSLQGDDVPLVIFTTAFDNFALKAFEENTVDYLLKPVVPERLAAAIEKLRKAIPQVDDTTIPSDLNWEKLRNLVDMSGLYLQRLQVKVGDRIVFVNIDEVIRFHSEEKYTTVYTVNGQYVIDTPLVELEKKLDPRHFTRVHRSHIVAIDYIAECRKGDAGRMVMVLRDKAATQLVVSRSLVKKIRNL, encoded by the coding sequence ATGCAGTGTACTGCACTTGTCATTGACGACGAACCGCTTGCTCGCAAGCGCATGATTTCGCTTTTGGAACCTTATGCTTCCGAGATTGAAATCCTGGGGGAAGCGGGCTCTGGTGCGCAGGCCGTCAAGATGATTCACGAAATGATTCCTGACGTGGTGTTTCTGGATATCCAGATGCCCGACATGGATGCATTCGAAGTTCTGCATTCTTTGCAGGGAGACGATGTGCCGCTTGTGATATTCACGACGGCATTCGACAATTTTGCCCTGAAGGCTTTTGAAGAAAATACGGTGGATTACCTTTTGAAGCCGGTGGTGCCCGAACGCTTGGCTGCTGCAATTGAAAAATTGCGCAAGGCGATTCCGCAGGTGGACGACACGACGATTCCCTCAGACTTGAACTGGGAAAAGTTGCGTAACCTTGTGGATATGAGCGGCCTCTACCTGCAGCGTTTGCAAGTGAAGGTGGGCGACCGCATTGTGTTTGTGAACATTGACGAAGTGATTCGATTCCATAGCGAAGAAAAGTACACGACCGTCTATACCGTGAATGGTCAGTACGTGATTGATACGCCGCTGGTGGAGCTCGAAAAGAAATTGGACCCGAGGCACTTTACCCGCGTGCACCGCTCCCATATTGTGGCAATCGACTACATTGCCGAATGCCGTAAGGGTGATGCCGGTCGCATGGTGATGGTGCTTCGCGACAAGGCTGCAACCCAGCTGGTGGTGAGCCGTTCGCTCGTCAAGAAAATCCGTAACCTCTAA
- a CDS encoding copper resistance protein NlpE N-terminal domain-containing protein, which yields MTILKTVVLPVARMAMPLLAVFALMACEEEKSEPLPDLPPIEIPKDVPGLYSGSLPCDDCTSRMVRMTLGEDSSVEAIQLVLRDTMETDSLKGTYSITDSTIKVSLEGDKGHWNFKRAKFGNLQYMTAAGTVYEDKDGMKSELIRIFKVAPKTAAKKTDSAAVDSAKKEGQPKE from the coding sequence ATGACGATATTGAAAACCGTGGTTCTCCCTGTCGCAAGAATGGCAATGCCGTTGCTTGCTGTCTTTGCACTGATGGCTTGCGAAGAAGAAAAGTCCGAGCCCCTGCCGGATCTTCCGCCGATTGAAATCCCGAAGGATGTTCCGGGGCTTTATTCCGGTAGCCTGCCGTGCGATGACTGCACCAGCCGTATGGTGCGTATGACGCTTGGTGAAGACAGCTCTGTCGAAGCAATTCAGCTTGTTTTGCGCGACACGATGGAAACGGATTCCCTGAAGGGAACTTACTCCATTACCGACAGTACAATCAAGGTGTCTCTTGAGGGCGATAAAGGCCATTGGAACTTTAAGCGAGCCAAGTTCGGCAATTTGCAGTACATGACGGCGGCAGGCACGGTTTACGAAGATAAAGACGGAATGAAATCCGAACTGATTCGCATTTTTAAGGTGGCGCCGAAGACGGCTGCAAAGAAGACAGATTCTGCTGCTGTCGATTCGGCTAAGAAGGAAGGACAGCCCAAGGAGTAA
- a CDS encoding formylglycine-generating enzyme family protein: MSRMGLLLAGMAVFSLVACTANGDSADTSPTSHRGGNVSPDKNSDNKDVSSSSTGSDSSEYSIQDLVEMESIPAVTFSRGSVSYHINAFAMGKTEVTQGLYRDVMGSVPKEDALGDDYPIFNVSWYDAALFCNALSKKAGLDTAYVYKSVSDGGELIDVSINYSATTVRLPTEMEWEVAARAGTLTTYYWDTDAASKYAYYAQSKGPVAVAGYIPNAFDLYDMAGNVAEWVNDWYASYPTASQDNYTGPAEGKYKGIRGGGWSDKAPALASAERDKKDPMYHSQTIGFRVVYSAGF; encoded by the coding sequence ATGTCTAGAATGGGACTCTTGTTGGCCGGCATGGCTGTGTTTTCCCTAGTCGCCTGTACGGCGAATGGGGATTCTGCTGATACGTCGCCAACGTCCCATCGGGGCGGTAATGTAAGCCCGGATAAAAACTCCGACAACAAGGATGTTTCTAGCTCTTCGACTGGTTCGGATTCTTCGGAATACTCGATTCAAGATCTTGTTGAAATGGAGAGTATTCCTGCTGTTACGTTTTCTCGCGGATCGGTCAGCTATCATATAAATGCGTTCGCGATGGGTAAAACCGAGGTGACTCAAGGCCTGTATCGCGATGTAATGGGAAGTGTGCCTAAAGAGGATGCCTTAGGCGACGATTATCCGATTTTCAACGTGAGCTGGTACGATGCGGCCCTTTTTTGCAATGCGCTTTCTAAAAAGGCCGGGCTAGATACAGCTTATGTATACAAGTCGGTCAGCGATGGCGGCGAACTGATTGACGTTTCTATAAATTACAGTGCTACAACTGTACGTCTTCCGACAGAAATGGAATGGGAAGTTGCTGCGCGTGCGGGAACCTTGACGACTTATTACTGGGATACCGATGCCGCCTCGAAGTATGCGTATTACGCACAAAGTAAAGGGCCTGTGGCGGTTGCCGGATATATTCCGAATGCGTTTGACCTATACGACATGGCTGGCAATGTGGCTGAATGGGTGAACGATTGGTACGCCTCGTATCCGACGGCCTCGCAAGACAACTATACGGGCCCTGCCGAGGGTAAGTACAAAGGAATTCGTGGGGGTGGCTGGTCTGACAAGGCTCCGGCACTTGCCTCTGCTGAACGCGACAAGAAAGACCCCATGTACCATAGTCAGACGATTGGCTTCAGGGTTGTTTATTCCGCCGGATTTTAG